The following are encoded together in the Campylobacter devanensis genome:
- a CDS encoding pseudouridine synthase, producing MRINKFISHNTNYSRREADELIKAGKVSINGRIISDLSTDIKDGDKVRIGSRLVKLKKEFSVIVYNKPKGELVTKRDDRGRRTIYDSLPRGFSKFISIGRLDFASEGLLLLTDAPAIAQALMDSDIEREYYLKIKGNITEQVINAMREGFFAKDATKGAHAKTKQISMEFKPFLAYRIISQSGGYTRLKVIINEGQNRELRRFFGYFDLEVMDLKRVSFGRVSLDQLGEGKWRYFTNSEYDDLRDFLKQNGVRY from the coding sequence ATGCGTATCAATAAATTTATCTCACACAATACAAACTACTCACGCCGTGAGGCTGATGAGCTTATCAAGGCTGGTAAGGTCAGTATAAATGGGCGAATTATAAGCGACTTATCAACTGATATCAAAGATGGCGATAAGGTAAGAATCGGCTCAAGGCTAGTTAAGCTCAAAAAAGAATTTAGCGTCATAGTCTATAACAAGCCAAAAGGCGAGCTAGTAACCAAAAGAGACGATCGTGGCAGAAGGACGATTTATGATAGCTTGCCACGGGGATTTTCTAAATTTATTAGTATCGGTAGGCTAGATTTTGCTAGTGAGGGGCTTTTGCTTTTGACTGACGCTCCTGCGATTGCTCAGGCTCTTATGGATAGTGATATAGAGCGTGAATACTACCTAAAAATTAAAGGCAATATCACAGAACAAGTTATAAATGCGATGCGTGAAGGCTTTTTTGCTAAGGATGCTACTAAAGGAGCTCATGCTAAAACAAAGCAAATTTCAATGGAATTTAAACCATTTTTAGCCTATAGAATCATAAGCCAAAGCGGTGGCTACACAAGGCTAAAAGTCATCATAAATGAGGGGCAAAATAGAGAGTTAAGAAGGTTTTTTGGCTATTTTGATTTAGAGGTTATGGATCTAAAGCGAGTTAGCTTTGGTAGGGTTAGCTTGGATCAATTAGGCGAGGGGAAATGGCGGTATTTCACGAATTCCGAATATGATGATTTAAGAGATTTTTTAAAACAAAATGGAGTGAGATATTGA